From the Clavibacter phaseoli genome, one window contains:
- a CDS encoding amino acid ABC transporter ATP-binding protein, with product MEQSPTADPASPAAAAVGEPLVVVSHVNKHFGDLHVLKDISTTVNRGEVVVVIGPSGSGKSTLCRAINRLETIDDGTITIDGQDLPSEGAELARLRADVGMVFQSFNLFAHKTVLENVTLGPIKVRKQGKAEAEKRAMELLDRVGVANQAQKMPAQLSGGQQQRVAIARALAMDPKLILLDEPTSALDPEMITEVLDVMVGLAKDGMTMMVVTHEMGFARKAADRVIFMADGAIEEDTTPQAFFDDPQSPRAKDFLSKILAH from the coding sequence ATGGAGCAGAGCCCGACGGCGGACCCCGCCTCGCCCGCCGCAGCAGCGGTCGGCGAGCCCCTGGTCGTCGTATCCCACGTCAACAAGCACTTCGGGGACCTGCACGTCCTCAAGGACATCTCGACCACGGTGAACCGCGGCGAGGTCGTCGTCGTCATCGGCCCGAGCGGGTCCGGCAAGTCGACGCTGTGCCGCGCGATCAACCGGCTCGAGACCATCGACGACGGCACCATCACGATCGACGGCCAGGACCTCCCGTCCGAGGGCGCCGAGCTCGCGCGCCTCCGCGCCGACGTCGGCATGGTGTTCCAGTCCTTCAACCTCTTCGCGCACAAGACCGTGCTCGAGAACGTGACCCTCGGGCCGATCAAGGTGCGCAAGCAGGGCAAGGCCGAGGCGGAGAAGCGGGCGATGGAGCTCCTCGACCGCGTCGGCGTCGCCAACCAGGCGCAGAAGATGCCGGCCCAGCTCTCCGGCGGCCAGCAGCAGCGCGTCGCGATCGCGCGCGCGCTGGCGATGGACCCGAAGCTGATCCTCCTCGACGAGCCGACCTCGGCGCTCGACCCCGAGATGATCACCGAGGTCCTCGACGTCATGGTCGGCCTCGCGAAGGACGGAATGACGATGATGGTCGTCACCCACGAGATGGGCTTCGCCCGCAAGGCCGCGGACCGCGTGATCTTCATGGCCGACGGCGCCATCGAGGAGGACACCACCCCGCAGGCGTTCTTCGACGACCCGCAGAGCCCCCGCGCGAAGGACTTCCTCTCGAAGATCCTCGCCCACTGA
- a CDS encoding glutamate ABC transporter substrate-binding protein yields MKNRKLTIAAAAAIVVVALTGCGAAGSASNSGIDAGTNAPENGDGPYKLELAEDPTFDEGTTMARLAAAGEMKVGTKFDQPLFGLAGLDGKPAGFDVAIAALVASKMGIPFDGITFTETVSANREPFIQNGSVDAVVATYTINDKRKEVVDFAGPYYVAGQALMVLADDTTINTPEDVRGKQVCSVAGSTPAANIADTYGAIVVPTDVYSKCLDPLRNGQVSAVTTDNVILSGFIAQNEGEFKLAGDGETFTEEPYGIGIAKDDEAFRTFINDTLQEAYDDGTWARLFEATAGTVIDTPEPPAIDRY; encoded by the coding sequence ATGAAGAACAGGAAACTGACCATCGCCGCGGCCGCCGCGATCGTCGTCGTCGCCCTCACGGGCTGCGGCGCCGCGGGCAGCGCGTCGAACAGCGGGATCGATGCCGGCACGAACGCCCCCGAGAACGGCGACGGCCCCTACAAGCTCGAGCTCGCCGAGGACCCGACCTTCGACGAGGGCACCACGATGGCGCGCCTGGCCGCGGCCGGCGAGATGAAGGTCGGCACGAAGTTCGACCAGCCGCTGTTCGGCCTCGCGGGCCTCGACGGCAAGCCCGCGGGCTTCGACGTCGCGATCGCCGCGCTCGTCGCCAGCAAGATGGGCATCCCCTTCGACGGCATCACGTTCACGGAGACGGTGTCCGCCAACCGCGAGCCCTTCATCCAGAACGGCTCGGTCGACGCGGTCGTCGCGACCTACACGATCAACGACAAGCGCAAGGAGGTCGTGGACTTCGCGGGCCCGTACTACGTCGCCGGCCAGGCGCTCATGGTCCTCGCGGACGACACCACGATCAACACGCCCGAGGACGTCCGCGGCAAGCAGGTCTGCTCCGTCGCCGGATCCACCCCCGCCGCGAACATCGCCGACACGTACGGCGCGATCGTCGTGCCCACCGACGTCTACAGCAAGTGCCTCGACCCGCTGCGCAACGGCCAGGTCTCCGCGGTCACGACCGACAACGTGATCCTCTCCGGCTTCATCGCGCAGAACGAGGGCGAGTTCAAGCTCGCCGGCGACGGCGAGACCTTCACCGAGGAGCCCTACGGCATCGGCATCGCCAAGGACGACGAGGCGTTCCGCACGTTCATCAACGACACGCTGCAGGAGGCCTACGACGACGGCACCTGGGCGCGCCTGTTCGAGGCGACGGCCGGCACGGTCATCGACACGCCGGAGCCCCCGGCGATCGACCGCTACTAG
- a CDS encoding amino acid ABC transporter permease, translated as MDVILDNLDVFLRGFGGTLRLLLTTVLFALPLGILIAAMRISPVASLRATSTVYVELLRNTPLLLVFTFFSVVITSISGALPFMTAAVLALTLYTAPFFAEAIRSGINSVPVGQAEAARSIGLTFSQTLGHVILPQALRTVVPPLINVVIALTKNTSIAGAYFIYELFNVGRDVANANGNAVVWVFVGVAFFYLIITVPLGQLADHLEKRVAVSR; from the coding sequence GTGGATGTGATCCTCGACAATCTCGACGTGTTCCTGCGGGGGTTCGGCGGCACGCTGCGCCTCCTCCTCACCACGGTGCTGTTCGCCCTCCCGCTGGGCATCCTGATCGCCGCGATGCGGATCTCCCCGGTCGCGAGCCTGCGGGCCACCTCCACCGTCTACGTCGAGCTCCTGCGGAACACGCCGCTGCTGCTCGTCTTCACGTTCTTCAGCGTCGTGATCACCTCGATCTCCGGCGCCCTCCCGTTCATGACGGCCGCGGTGCTCGCGCTCACGCTCTACACGGCGCCGTTCTTCGCCGAGGCGATCCGCTCCGGCATCAACAGCGTGCCCGTCGGCCAGGCCGAGGCCGCGCGCAGCATCGGGCTCACGTTCTCGCAGACGCTCGGGCACGTGATCCTGCCGCAGGCGCTCCGCACGGTCGTGCCGCCGCTGATCAACGTCGTCATCGCGCTCACCAAGAACACGTCGATCGCGGGCGCGTACTTCATCTACGAGCTCTTCAACGTGGGTCGGGACGTCGCGAACGCCAACGGGAACGCCGTCGTCTGGGTGTTCGTGGGCGTCGCGTTCTTCTACCTCATCATCACGGTCCCGCTCGGCCAGCTGGCGGACCACCTCGAGAAGCGAGTGGCGGTCTCCCGATGA
- a CDS encoding amino acid ABC transporter permease, protein MSQVLYDVPGPKARRRSRILSVVTGVIVVAVLAFAAVKLQQAGQFSPDIWLVLNDPLVWGLLLNGLWVVLQSAAVAAVLAILLGMVLALLRMSEHRVIRYAVTVVLEFFRGMPVLLMMLFIYLIFPIGPYWSVVTALALYNGAIIGEALRSGILGLPRGQREAGLAIGLRPLQNRLLVEFPQAFRTMLPIIVAQLVVLIKDTALGTIVSLVGLTKQGELILEATSRDNSLPIFVVMVGMYLVLNLTVSTIARRLARKRGPRVAKTVAAGTSQGA, encoded by the coding sequence ATGAGCCAGGTCCTCTACGACGTGCCCGGCCCGAAGGCCCGCCGTCGCTCCCGCATCCTCTCCGTCGTCACGGGCGTCATCGTCGTGGCGGTGCTCGCCTTCGCCGCCGTGAAGCTGCAGCAGGCCGGGCAGTTCAGCCCCGACATCTGGCTCGTGCTCAACGACCCGCTCGTCTGGGGCCTGCTGCTCAACGGCCTGTGGGTCGTGCTGCAGTCGGCCGCGGTCGCCGCCGTGCTCGCGATCCTGCTCGGCATGGTGCTCGCGCTCCTCCGGATGAGCGAGCACCGCGTGATCCGCTACGCCGTCACCGTCGTGCTCGAGTTCTTCCGCGGCATGCCCGTGCTGCTGATGATGCTGTTCATCTACCTGATCTTCCCCATCGGGCCGTACTGGTCGGTCGTCACGGCGCTCGCGCTCTACAACGGCGCGATCATCGGCGAGGCCCTGCGCTCCGGGATCCTCGGCCTGCCGCGCGGCCAGCGCGAGGCGGGACTGGCGATCGGGCTCCGGCCGCTGCAGAACCGCCTGCTCGTGGAGTTCCCGCAGGCGTTCCGCACGATGCTGCCGATCATCGTCGCCCAGCTCGTGGTGCTCATCAAGGACACCGCGCTCGGCACCATCGTCAGCCTCGTCGGCCTCACCAAGCAGGGCGAGCTGATCCTCGAGGCCACGAGCCGCGACAACTCGCTGCCGATCTTCGTCGTGATGGTGGGCATGTACCTCGTGCTCAACCTGACGGTGTCGACCATCGCCCGGCGCCTCGCGCGGAAGCGCGGGCCGCGCGTGGCGAAGACCGTCGCGGCCGGGACGTCCCAGGGGGCGTAG
- the pheS gene encoding phenylalanine--tRNA ligase subunit alpha encodes MSEPQISEETVGAAVEHAMAALAATTDSASLAEARSAHIGEASPLARLNGSLRSLPPEQRKDAGKLVGQSRARVTQAFQAREAEIQEQEAAARLVAEAVDVTALPSRRRAGARHPLTMLEERIADIFVGMGWQVNEGPELESEWFNFDALNFPPDHPARAMQDSFYVDPTDAHLVLRTHTSPVQIRTLLADELPVYTIAQGRTFRSDELDATHTPAFRQIEGIAIDRGLTMAHLRGTLEHFARSMFGEDARIRLRPNYFPFTEPSAEMDVWHPAAAGGPRWIEWGGCGMVNPNVLRSAGIDPDEYQGFAFGMGTERTLMFRNDLSDMRDIVEGDIRFGAQFGMVV; translated from the coding sequence ATGTCCGAACCCCAGATCTCCGAGGAGACCGTCGGCGCCGCCGTGGAGCACGCGATGGCCGCGCTCGCCGCGACCACCGACTCCGCGTCGCTCGCCGAGGCCCGCTCCGCCCACATCGGCGAGGCGTCGCCGCTCGCCCGGCTGAACGGATCGCTCCGCTCGCTGCCGCCCGAACAGCGCAAGGACGCCGGCAAGCTCGTCGGCCAGTCGCGCGCCCGCGTCACGCAGGCGTTCCAGGCGCGCGAGGCGGAGATCCAGGAGCAGGAGGCCGCCGCGCGCCTCGTGGCCGAGGCCGTCGACGTCACCGCGCTGCCGAGCCGCCGGCGTGCGGGCGCGCGCCACCCGCTCACCATGCTCGAGGAGCGCATCGCCGACATCTTCGTCGGGATGGGGTGGCAGGTGAACGAGGGCCCCGAGCTCGAGAGCGAGTGGTTCAACTTCGACGCGCTCAACTTCCCGCCCGACCACCCGGCGCGCGCCATGCAGGACTCCTTCTACGTGGATCCGACCGACGCGCACCTGGTGCTCCGCACGCACACCTCGCCCGTGCAGATCCGCACGCTGCTCGCCGACGAGCTGCCCGTCTACACGATCGCGCAGGGCCGCACCTTCCGCAGCGACGAGCTCGACGCGACGCACACGCCCGCGTTCCGCCAGATCGAGGGCATCGCCATCGACCGCGGCCTCACCATGGCGCACCTCCGCGGCACGCTCGAGCACTTCGCGCGCTCGATGTTCGGCGAGGACGCGCGCATCCGCCTGCGCCCGAACTACTTCCCCTTCACCGAGCCGAGCGCCGAGATGGACGTCTGGCACCCGGCCGCAGCGGGCGGACCCCGCTGGATCGAGTGGGGCGGCTGCGGCATGGTGAACCCGAACGTGCTGCGCTCCGCGGGCATCGACCCCGACGAGTACCAGGGCTTCGCGTTCGGCATGGGCACCGAGCGCACCCTCATGTTCCGCAACGACCTCTCCGACATGCGCGACATCGTCGAGGGCGACATCCGATTCGGCGCGCAGTTCGGGATGGTGGTGTAG
- the pheT gene encoding phenylalanine--tRNA ligase subunit beta, producing the protein MRIPISWLGEHVELPAGVTPEDVHASLVKVGLEEEDVHAFSISGPVVVGQVLEASPEPQTNGKTINWCSVRVAPEGATAADGGGDVRGIVCGAHNFAVGDKVVVSLPGAVLPGPFPISARKTYGHVSDGMIASSRELGLGEEHDGILVLSSLGLDPEVGTDALALLHLDDRAVEVNVTPDRGYAFSIRGIAREYAHATGASFTDPADALALLAADAPVQGVEVRVDDAAPIRGRAGADVFVTRVVSGLDVSRPTPPWMVSRLTLAGVRSISLVVDITNYVMLELGQPLHGYDLDRLRGGIVVRRAAEGETLVTLDGRERALHVEDLVIADDSGPVGLAGVMGGAATEIGAGTSRVLIEAAGFDPVSIARTARRHKLPSEASKRFERGVDPRVAPAAAARAVQLLEELAGGHAEGLGSLLDTTAPRAAIELPLGYPASLVGVDYTEDEVRHALVDVGCALDERDGVIVVTPPTWRPDLRDRADLVEEVARIVGYDRIPAVLPVAPPGRGLTAAQRLRRQASIALAAGGLTEVMGSPFSSEAQNARFGAADREDAPAVRLANPLDVAFPYLRRSLLPGLVDIARRNLSRGSTDLALFETGTVFLPSAGVAYGSPEMPPGAARPDADTLRALDAGIPPQPRHVGVLILGDAVPKQPGTPAQRAGLVDALDAVRQLAHAVGVEIRFEQGAHIALHPGRTAAVEAVTADGPVIVGFAGELLPALAAELDLPERVALAEVDLDRLVGLAGGAVEVRTLTSMPVATQDLSLVVPLEVPAGELLRTVVEGAGDLLESARLVDDYRGPGVQDGTRSLTFALRFRAPDRTLTAAEASEARDGSVRLAAERFGAALRE; encoded by the coding sequence GTGAGGATCCCGATCAGCTGGCTCGGCGAGCACGTCGAGCTCCCCGCGGGGGTCACCCCCGAGGACGTCCACGCCTCCCTCGTGAAGGTGGGCCTCGAGGAGGAGGACGTGCACGCGTTCTCGATCTCCGGCCCCGTCGTCGTCGGGCAGGTGCTCGAGGCGAGCCCCGAGCCGCAGACCAACGGCAAGACCATCAACTGGTGCTCCGTCCGCGTCGCGCCCGAGGGCGCCACGGCGGCCGACGGCGGCGGGGACGTCCGCGGCATCGTCTGCGGCGCGCACAACTTCGCCGTCGGCGACAAGGTCGTGGTGAGCCTGCCCGGCGCGGTGCTCCCCGGCCCGTTCCCCATCTCCGCGCGGAAGACGTACGGGCACGTGTCCGACGGCATGATCGCGTCGTCGCGGGAGCTCGGCCTGGGGGAGGAGCACGACGGGATCCTCGTCCTCTCCTCGCTCGGGCTCGACCCCGAGGTCGGCACGGACGCGCTCGCGCTCCTGCACCTCGACGACCGCGCGGTGGAGGTCAACGTCACGCCCGACCGCGGCTACGCGTTCTCGATCCGCGGCATCGCCCGCGAGTACGCGCACGCGACGGGCGCCTCCTTCACCGACCCCGCGGACGCGCTCGCGCTGCTCGCGGCCGACGCGCCCGTCCAGGGGGTGGAGGTGCGCGTCGACGACGCCGCCCCGATCCGCGGCCGCGCCGGCGCGGACGTGTTCGTCACGCGCGTGGTCTCCGGCCTCGACGTGTCCCGGCCCACGCCGCCGTGGATGGTGTCGCGCCTCACGCTCGCGGGCGTCCGCTCCATCTCGCTCGTGGTCGACATCACCAACTACGTGATGCTCGAGCTCGGCCAGCCCCTGCACGGCTACGACCTCGACCGGCTGCGGGGCGGCATCGTCGTCCGCCGCGCTGCCGAGGGCGAGACGCTCGTCACGCTCGACGGGCGCGAGCGCGCGCTCCACGTCGAGGACCTCGTCATCGCCGACGACTCCGGCCCGGTCGGGCTCGCGGGCGTCATGGGCGGCGCGGCCACCGAGATCGGCGCGGGCACCAGCCGCGTGCTGATCGAGGCGGCCGGCTTCGACCCCGTGTCGATCGCGCGCACGGCCCGCCGGCACAAGCTGCCGAGCGAGGCGTCCAAGCGATTCGAACGCGGGGTGGATCCCCGGGTCGCCCCGGCCGCGGCGGCGCGCGCCGTGCAGCTCCTCGAGGAGCTCGCCGGCGGCCACGCGGAGGGCCTCGGGTCCCTCCTCGACACGACCGCGCCGCGCGCGGCCATCGAGCTGCCCCTCGGCTACCCGGCGTCGCTCGTCGGCGTCGACTACACCGAGGACGAGGTGCGCCACGCGCTCGTCGACGTGGGCTGCGCGCTCGACGAGCGCGACGGCGTCATCGTCGTCACCCCGCCGACCTGGCGTCCCGACCTGCGCGACCGCGCGGACCTCGTGGAGGAGGTGGCGCGCATCGTCGGCTACGACCGGATCCCCGCCGTGCTGCCCGTCGCGCCCCCGGGCCGCGGGCTCACGGCCGCGCAGCGCCTCCGCCGCCAGGCCTCGATCGCGCTCGCCGCGGGCGGGCTCACCGAGGTCATGGGGTCGCCGTTCTCCTCGGAGGCGCAGAACGCGCGCTTCGGCGCGGCCGACCGCGAGGACGCGCCCGCCGTGCGCCTCGCGAACCCGCTCGACGTCGCGTTCCCGTACCTCCGCCGCTCGCTGCTGCCGGGGCTCGTCGACATCGCGCGTCGCAACCTGTCGCGCGGATCCACCGACCTCGCGCTCTTCGAGACCGGCACCGTCTTCCTGCCGTCGGCGGGGGTCGCGTACGGCTCGCCCGAGATGCCGCCGGGCGCCGCGCGCCCGGACGCGGACACGCTGCGGGCGCTCGACGCCGGCATCCCGCCGCAGCCGCGCCACGTCGGCGTGCTGATCCTCGGCGACGCCGTGCCGAAGCAGCCGGGCACCCCCGCGCAGCGCGCCGGCCTCGTCGACGCGCTCGACGCCGTGCGGCAGCTCGCGCACGCGGTCGGCGTGGAGATCCGCTTCGAGCAGGGCGCCCACATCGCCCTGCACCCGGGCCGCACGGCCGCCGTCGAGGCGGTGACCGCCGACGGCCCCGTCATCGTGGGCTTCGCCGGAGAGCTGCTGCCCGCGCTCGCCGCCGAGCTCGACCTGCCCGAGCGCGTGGCGCTCGCCGAGGTCGACCTCGACCGGCTCGTGGGGCTCGCGGGCGGCGCGGTCGAGGTGCGCACGCTCACCTCGATGCCGGTCGCGACGCAGGACCTCAGCCTGGTCGTGCCGCTCGAGGTCCCGGCGGGGGAGCTGCTCCGCACGGTGGTCGAGGGCGCGGGCGACCTGCTCGAGTCCGCCCGGCTCGTGGACGACTACCGCGGTCCCGGCGTCCAGGACGGCACCCGCTCGCTCACGTTCGCGCTCCGCTTCCGCGCGCCCGACCGCACCCTCACCGCGGCCGAGGCGAGCGAGGCCCGCGACGGATCCGTGCGGCTCGCGGCCGAGCGCTTCGGCGCGGCGCTCCGGGAGTAG
- the argC gene encoding N-acetyl-gamma-glutamyl-phosphate reductase: MSFSVAVAGASGYAGGELLRLLADHPRLEVQTLTAFQNAGERLRQVHPHLTSYADRTFVETTAERLAGHDVVFLALPHGKSGAITAELDDQTLVVDCGADHRLVDEAAWDAFYGDDFAGAWPYGLPELLHAEEGGTQRTRLSGVKRIAVPGCNVTAITLGLQPGIRAGVIEPEDIVAVLAVGPSGAGRSLRTNLLASEILGSASAYAVGGTHRHTPEIRQNLETAGGGHVSVSFTPVLVPMARGILATATARLAPGFSAHDVRAAWELAYADEPFVHLLPEGSFPNVSDVTGSNTALVGLAVDEAAGRVVTVTAIDNLVKGTAGAAIQSANIALGLPEHLGLPVNGVAP, translated from the coding sequence ATGTCATTCTCAGTCGCCGTGGCGGGTGCCAGCGGCTACGCGGGCGGAGAGCTCCTCCGCCTGCTCGCCGACCACCCGCGCCTCGAGGTCCAGACGCTCACCGCCTTCCAGAACGCGGGCGAGCGTCTGCGTCAGGTGCACCCGCACCTCACCTCGTACGCCGACCGGACCTTCGTCGAGACGACGGCCGAGCGGCTGGCCGGCCACGACGTGGTCTTCCTCGCGCTGCCGCACGGCAAGTCGGGCGCCATCACGGCCGAGCTCGACGACCAGACCCTCGTGGTCGACTGCGGCGCCGACCACCGGCTCGTCGACGAGGCCGCGTGGGACGCGTTCTACGGGGACGACTTCGCGGGCGCCTGGCCGTACGGCCTGCCCGAGCTGCTGCACGCGGAGGAGGGCGGCACCCAGCGCACGCGCCTGTCGGGCGTGAAGCGCATCGCGGTGCCCGGCTGCAACGTCACCGCCATCACGCTCGGGCTCCAGCCCGGCATCCGCGCGGGCGTCATCGAGCCGGAGGACATCGTCGCCGTGCTCGCGGTCGGTCCGTCCGGCGCGGGCCGCTCGCTCCGCACGAACCTGCTGGCCAGCGAGATCCTCGGATCCGCGAGCGCCTACGCGGTCGGGGGCACCCACCGCCACACGCCGGAGATCCGGCAGAACCTCGAGACGGCCGGCGGCGGGCACGTCAGCGTCTCGTTCACGCCCGTGCTCGTGCCGATGGCCCGGGGGATCCTCGCCACGGCCACCGCGCGCCTCGCCCCCGGCTTCTCCGCCCACGACGTGCGCGCCGCATGGGAGCTCGCCTACGCCGACGAGCCGTTCGTGCACCTGCTGCCGGAGGGGTCGTTCCCGAACGTGTCCGACGTCACGGGGTCCAACACCGCGCTCGTGGGCCTCGCGGTCGACGAGGCCGCGGGCCGCGTCGTCACGGTCACGGCCATCGACAACCTGGTCAAGGGCACGGCGGGCGCGGCGATCCAGTCGGCCAACATCGCGCTCGGCCTCCCCGAGCATCTCGGCCTCCCGGTGAACGGGGTGGCCCCGTGA
- the argJ gene encoding bifunctional glutamate N-acetyltransferase/amino-acid acetyltransferase ArgJ translates to MSVTAARGFVAGGVAAGLKSTGALDVALVRNTGPSQAAAAVFTSNRCQANPILWSRQVIGDGRVSAVVLNSGGANCYTGSRGFQVTHATAEAVGRALDVSSGDVLVCSTGLIGEQLPLEKLEDGVARVSVALSETGGDDAARAIMTTDTKPKQSVRASDAGWTVGGMAKGAGMLAPGLATMLVVITTDADLDAAALDAALREATRVTFDRLDSDGCMSTNDQVTLLASGASGVVPDADAFQAALTAVCADLAEQLQADAEGASHDIAIEVVHAASDDDAVEVGRAVARSNLFKAAVFGNDPNWGRVLAAVGTTGAAFDPYGIDVAINGVEVCRAGEPHESRDLVDLHPRAVHVLIDLHAGDATATILTNDLTHDYVHENSAYAS, encoded by the coding sequence GTGAGCGTCACCGCCGCACGCGGCTTCGTCGCCGGAGGGGTCGCCGCCGGCCTCAAGTCCACGGGCGCGCTCGACGTCGCCCTCGTCCGCAACACCGGCCCGTCGCAGGCGGCCGCCGCGGTCTTCACGAGCAACCGCTGCCAGGCGAACCCCATCCTCTGGTCGCGCCAGGTCATCGGCGACGGCCGGGTCAGCGCCGTGGTCCTCAACTCCGGCGGGGCCAACTGCTACACCGGGTCCCGCGGCTTCCAGGTCACGCACGCCACCGCCGAGGCGGTCGGCCGCGCGCTCGACGTCTCGAGCGGCGACGTGCTCGTCTGCAGCACGGGCCTCATCGGCGAGCAGCTCCCGCTCGAGAAGCTGGAGGACGGGGTCGCACGCGTCTCCGTCGCGCTCTCCGAGACGGGCGGCGACGACGCGGCCCGCGCCATCATGACCACCGACACGAAGCCCAAGCAGTCGGTCCGCGCGTCCGACGCCGGCTGGACCGTCGGCGGCATGGCCAAGGGCGCGGGCATGCTCGCGCCGGGCCTCGCCACCATGCTCGTCGTGATCACCACCGACGCCGACCTCGACGCCGCGGCGCTCGACGCCGCGCTCCGCGAGGCCACGCGCGTGACGTTCGACCGTCTCGACTCGGACGGCTGCATGTCGACCAACGACCAGGTCACGCTCCTGGCCTCCGGGGCCTCGGGCGTGGTGCCCGACGCGGACGCGTTCCAGGCCGCGCTCACGGCGGTGTGCGCCGACCTCGCCGAGCAGCTGCAGGCCGACGCCGAGGGCGCGTCGCACGACATCGCCATCGAGGTCGTGCACGCGGCGTCCGACGACGACGCCGTCGAGGTGGGCCGCGCGGTCGCCCGCAGCAACCTCTTCAAGGCCGCCGTCTTCGGCAACGACCCCAACTGGGGCCGCGTGCTCGCGGCCGTCGGCACGACCGGCGCGGCGTTCGACCCCTACGGCATCGACGTCGCCATCAACGGCGTCGAGGTGTGCCGCGCGGGCGAGCCGCACGAGAGCCGCGACCTGGTCGACCTGCACCCGCGCGCCGTGCACGTCCTCATCGACCTGCACGCGGGCGACGCGACGGCGACCATCCTCACCAACGACCTCACGCACGACTACGTGCACGAGAACAGCGCGTACGCCAGCTGA